The DNA region TCAAAAAGTCCGATAATTGACGGGTTTGAATAGGTCTAGTCGTAACCCATAAAGCTGTGTAATTTAACCCAGAGCGTAGAAAGCGACACAATTATCTTAAGCTTGATCTTCCGAGTCATGTGGTCCTTCTTCATCTGTCGGTATTCACTATTTAATAGTCGGTCAATCTCAATCCATCCTCTGCTCATTATTGACAGCCCTGTTAAGCTttctttttggttttatttatgaCAAGGGAATAATATTCAGATTTTCTCTGTACTActcattttatatttatattatttagatGAAAAAAACtatcatattattatttaaaataacacaaaagaagttaaataaaaaagtatttattatcaattaaatttttattttacttattttgtattattttaaataacaatGTAAGAATTTTTTCACCTTAATAATGGCAATATAAAATGAATAACAGAAAACCATTATATTGGAATTGTCATAATATGGGTGGTGCTACCAAAAATAAGACTTGACATATTCACActattcaaatgaaatcaaaatGTTCCACAATGTTATACTCCATATCTTTttcattaaatatcaaatttactACATTATTTAAAAATCAGGCATGGTTGAATAAGGTAAAACCATAAGAACAAGCGATTGAAGAAACGATATCAATGCCACACTTTCGACTTCCAATTTCTATGAAATACAAAACATAACTATATCATCCGTAAGAAAGATTAGCTATGCCTATACCTCCTTGCTTTGTTTTCTCATTCCGAATTCAGCAACAATCAACACTCCTTCATTGTCAAAAAACACTTCCCCAATCTTCATTCGCAAATATAGTAACAAACTAACATCAAAAAGCAAGACATTAACTGATAGAGGGATCAAGACATGACCAAAATTTTATAAGAATATTATGAACTACAGCACATTCCTTTCTTAGCTGGGATTTCTTGGGCAGGGCCCGGAACTAAGATCTGCTTTCCGGGTAATAATGCAGCATTGCCATTACTCTGATCTTCATTGGCAGCCAAGGTTTTCCTGTTTACAATATTGAAAATCTCGGTCAAGACCGTAATAAAAGCTGTTTCCACATTTGTTGCTTCGAGAGCTGAAGTCTCGAGAAAGAAAAGGCCTTCCTTTTCAGCAAACTCTTTAGCGTCCTCTGTTGCGACTGCCCGTTGATCCTCAAGATCAGATTTGTTTCCAACAAGCATAATGACGATGTTCTTGTCAGCATGGCCTCGTAACTCATCCAGCCATCGTGGTATGTGCTCAAAGGTTTGGCGTTTTGTTATGTCATAAACCAATAATGCACCAACTGCACCTCTGTAATATGCACTTGTGACAGCTCTGTACCTGTTGGCATTTCCATGTTGTGTTTATGAATCAGACAAAGTATTTCCAAATTGTGTTAATGAATCACAAACACGTACTGTATAGGTTTAAGTGTTGAAAGTGTCAATGCCAAAAATTGGCTATTTTAACTCAAAATGAAGTGTCAAGACTTCAGACTAAACCCATGACGGACTTCAATGGATAGAACTTGACAAGTCGAACACCAGTGTTTTGTAAAGGACGTTACATTTTCAGCCAGACCCTTCATGAAAGTTTCCCAAACGAAAAAGTGAGTGAAAAATATCACAGTAATGTTTAGATTACATGTTGAGGGAACTTAGAGCTCATTAAGAAAGTGAATTACACATGAAATCTGTTATCGGATACTCTCCGGagttgtttggtatgaactttttaataccaagtaagggattcaattaccattacttcacattttttgtttggtatgatattAGGTTAACCCAATCCCTTTTCTTGAAGGTAATGGATACCCTTATATTGTTACTACTCATTTATGTCATGTAACAAATTTCCTTTCTAAGATCAAGTAAgtattttccttatattttcataccaaacaacatataactacaacccatactcttacccttactcctctttatcatttCCCTTTCCATCAATGTGGTAATTACAGATCGACCGAGTCAAAAACAAAGACATGGTGGCGGTTATCAATACTCGAGCATATCACTCCATAAACATTATACTCCCATACGCTACACTCAGAACTCAATGAACTTTTTCGAGATAAACCGCACCTTCTTGGATAAATTGTAGTCATCTGGAACACCGGTGTGGTTATAACGAAGTAGAATGGATGTATGGTAGATTTGCTATATTAAAACTCCAATAAATAACCAGGGTATTATCATCAACACCTAAAGGTAAGTCAAAATTACTAATGCAAGaatttcttacaactttcttcTGCCCATTTGACCACTTATTCAACGACTTAGAAGCATAATGAATAAAAAACGTAGCTAATCAAGTGAACTAA from Amaranthus tricolor cultivar Red isolate AtriRed21 chromosome 3, ASM2621246v1, whole genome shotgun sequence includes:
- the LOC130807769 gene encoding ras-related protein Rab11D; protein product: MAGYGDSSQKVDYVFKVVLIGDSAVGKSQILARFARDEFSLDSKATIGVEFQTRTLVIQHKSVKAQIWDTAGQERYRAVTSAYYRGAVGALLVYDITKRQTFEHIPRWLDELRGHADKNIVIMLVGNKSDLEDQRAVATEDAKEFAEKEGLFFLETSALEATNVETAFITVLTEIFNIVNRKTLAANEDQSNGNAALLPGKQILVPGPAQEIPAKKGMCCSS